The following proteins are encoded in a genomic region of Dermatophagoides farinae isolate YC_2012a chromosome 8, ASM2471394v1, whole genome shotgun sequence:
- the Rab3 gene encoding RAS oncogene family member Rab3 codes for MNQDQKWQKDTVDQNFDYMFKILIIGNSSVGKTSFLFRYADDSFTSAFVSTVGIDFKVKTVFRQDKRVKLQIWDTAGQERYRTITTAYYRGAMGFILMYDVTNEESFNSVQDWVTQIKTYSWDNAQVILVGNKCDMEDERVVSYERGKQLADQLGLEFFETSAKENINVKAVFERLVDIICDKMSESLDSDPNVMNASKGTRLAENPMPQNQNCNC; via the exons ATGAATCAGGAtcaaaaatggcaaaaagaTACGGTGGATCAAAATTTCGATTATATGttcaaaattttgatcatagGCAATAGCAGTGTTGGAAAAACATCATTCCTATTCCGTTATGCTGATGATTCATTTACATCGGCATTTGTTAGTACGGTCGGTATTGATTTCAAAGTAAAAACCGTATTTCGCCAGGATAAACGTGTTAAATTACAAATTTGGGATACAGCCGGACAGGAACGTTATCGTACGATAACTACTGCCTATTATCGTGGTGCAATGGGATTCATATTAATGTATGATGTAACCAATGaagaatcattcaattccgTACAGGATTG gGTGACccaaataaaaacatattCTTGGGATAATGCACAAGTGATATTGGTGGGCAATAAATGCGACATGGAAGATGAACGTGTCGTTTCATATGAACGTGGTAAACAATTAGCCGATCAATTAggattagaattttttgaaacatcAGCCAAAGAAAATATTAATGTTAAGGCCGTATTTGAACGTTTAGTGGATATTATATGCGATAAAATGAGCGAAAGTTTGGATTCCGATCCAAATGTAATGAATGCATCGAAAGGAACACGATTGGCCGAAAATCCTATGCCACAGAATCAGAATTGTAATTGttaa